A genomic stretch from Oncorhynchus keta strain PuntledgeMale-10-30-2019 unplaced genomic scaffold, Oket_V2 Un_contig_903_pilon_pilon, whole genome shotgun sequence includes:
- the LOC127927023 gene encoding dynein axonemal heavy chain 6-like has translation MDINAERPKVRLLLDEVQVSIDELQNQAFQYKSFQKNFKVEVTKYEALEELSAEVKLKQLLWDSLEEWDALQAGWMECKFEELDPETLSAQVNKYAKCVNQLEKGLPPNSVVPRLKEHVEGMREKV, from the exons ATGGACATCAACGCTGAGCGTCCCAAGGTCCGTCTGCTGCTGGACGAGGTCCAGGTCTCCATAGACGAGCTGCAGAACCAGGCCTTCCAGTACAAGTCTTTCCAGAAGAACTTCAAG GTGGAGGTGACTAAGTACGAGGCGTTAGAGGAGCTGAGTGCAGAGGTGAAACTGAAACAGCTGCTGTGGGACTCTCTGGAGGAGTGGGACGCCCTGCAGGCTGGCTGGATGGAG tgTAAGTTTGAGGAGTTGGACCCAGAGACTCTGAGTGCCCAGGTCAATAAATATGCCAAGTGTGTGAACCAGCTGGAGAAAGGCCTGCCACCCAACAGTGTGGTTCCACGACTCAAAGAGCACGTTGAGGGCATGAGGGAGAAGGTATGA
- the LOC127927024 gene encoding dynein axonemal heavy chain 6-like has translation MDCAMRLPVITDVSEMKGASLEDSGEVEDSWKTTEFRFSPHRESKDLFILGGTDDIQVLLDDSTINMATVASSRYVGPIKTRVDEWQRQLNLFSQTLEEWLTCQRNWLYLESIFSAPDIQRQLPAEAKMFLQVDKSWKEIMRKVNRLPNALRAATQPGLLEIFQNNNALLDQIQKCLEAYLESKRVIFPRFYFLSNDELLEILAQTRNPQAVQPHLRKCFDAIARLEFALLPPPPPGAMTTQPADGEQEKVYSNDILAMVSPEGEKVGLAKGLKARGNVEDWLGKVEEAMFSSLRPPQQGLHR, from the exons atggattgtgccATGAGG CTCCCAGTGATCACAGATGTCTCTGAGATGAAGGGGGCCTCTCTGGAGGACTCAGGAGAG GTTGAGGATTCCTGGAAGACCACGGAGTTTCGGTTCTCTCCCCACCGGGAGTCTAAAGACCTGTTCATCCTGGGAGGAACTGATGACATTCAGGTGCTGCTGGATGACAGTACCATCAACATGGCCACGGTGGCGTCCTCTCGCTACGTCGGACCCATCAAGACCAGAGTAGACGAGTGGCAGAGGCAGCTAAACCTCTTCAGCCAGACACTG GAAGAGTGGCTGACGTGTCAGCGTAACTGGCTGTATCTGGAGAGTATCTTCAGTGCTCCAGACATCCAGAGACAGCTTCCTGCTGAAGCCAAGATGTTCCTCCAGGTGGACAAGTCCTGGAAGGAGATTATGAGGAAGGTCAACAGGCTTCCCAATGCTCTGAGGGCTGCTACACAGCCAG gtctgCTGGAGATCTTCCAGAACAACAACGCCCTGCTAGATCAGATCCAGAAGTGTCTGGAGGCCTACCTGGAGTCCAAGAGAGTCATCTTCCCCAG GTTCTACTTCCTGTCCAACGATGAGCTCCTGGAGATCTTGGCTCAGACCAGGAACCCCCAGGCCGTTCAGCCCCACCTCAGGAAGTGTTTTGATGCTATCGCCCGCCTGGAGTTCGCCCTGCTGCCCCCTCCGCCCCCCGGCGCCATGACAACGCAGCCTGCAGACGGAGAGCAGGAGAAGGTCTACAGCAACGACAttctggccatggtctcacctgaaggagagaag gtgggccTGGCTAAAGGTCTGAAGGCGCGTGGTAACGTAGAGGACTGGCTGGGTAAAGTAGAGGAGGCCATGTTCTCTTCCCTCCGCCCGCCTCAGCAAGGCCTCCATCGCTGA